cagtatgaattctctgatgttgagTAAGGTCTGAACCACTactaaaggctttcccacattccttacactCATAGGGCTTCTCACCAGTGTGCATTCTTTGATGCTGAATAAGTTTTGAACCACTTCTAAAGGCCTTCTCACATTCCTTACACTCATAGGGTTTCTCACCAGTGTGAATTCTTTGATGTTGAGTGAGATCTGAGCCACTATTAAaagccttcccacattccttacatacATAAGGCTTCTCACCAGTGTGAATTCTTTGATGTCGAGTAAGGGCTGATCCAAAACTAAAAgccttcccacattcattacatatATACGGTTTttcaccagtatgaattctctgatgccGAGTAAGGGCTGAACCACTACTAAAGGCCATTCCACATGCtttacattcataaggtttctcaccagtatgaatcCTTCGATGTTGAGTAAGGTTTGAACCACTGCCAAAGGCCTTTCCACAATccttacattcataaggtttctcacCTGTGTGAATTCTGTGATGCCGAGTAAGGGCTGATTCAAAACTAAAGgacttcccacattccttacactCATAGGGCTTTTCACCACTGTGAATTATCTGATGTCGAATTAGGCCTGATCCAAAACTAAAGGCTTTCCCGCATTCTTTACATTCATatggtttctcaccagtatgaattctctgatgatGGGTAAGGTTTGAGCCACTACCAAAGGCCTTTCCACATTCactacattcataaggtttctcaccagtatgaattctTTGATGGTAAGCAAGGTTTGCACCACTACCaaaggccttgccacattctttacattcataaggtttctcaccagtatgaattcGCTGATGTCGAATAAGGACTGATACAAAACTAAAatccttcccacattccttacattcaagGAGTTTCTCATCAGTATGTATTCTCTGATGCTGGTTATTGAAAGTGGGCATGTCTTCAGAAGTAAATATCATTTGACTGAAATGTCCTTCCTGAGATTCCTGTTTTCTCTCAAACTGGCTTTTACATTCCCAATCACCTCTGAAACTTGAACACTcaatgctgttttttaaaagtctttccaTTATCTCTCATCAGGATGATTCTACTCCATAAATAtcctttttcagaaataatttcttgGTCTCAACCTTGATTCACagtctgaaagaaaatataaaagcaaacattcactttttttgtgttctgggaggaaaaaaaacttttataatagaaatgaaaagactTAACCAAAACTAATTTTCATAAAAAGTAAGTAGTTTATACAGTTCTCAAATATGATGGGGCAACTTGACAAACAGATaaggaaagtaaaaagaatgagaagtcaCACTGGAAGGTAAAGAGATATTTAGGAAAATAGATTAGTCAGTTGTTCCTATAGtgatctaaataaaaaaaaaaccttcaaacaTGGGACCTTGATAAATATAAAGATGTCTAGGCTCCACTCCAGTtttgtaagagaataaatctaGCGtgatatacactttaaaatgtggGTAATTACCAATTAACCCATTTCTTAGGGTTGTTTGGAGCACTAACTACACCTAGAAAAAAATCTAGGATAAATAGTCAGGTAACAAACATAAATTgcatagaatctgaaggaaataaaagagaatgttACTTCAGATACAGCAGTATCCTGATGAAAGATTAATGTGATAAATGAACAATGAAGAAGGAAGAATCTATTGTGGTTAGAATGTGGCTTATTTATGCCATTTGATAAAATCCATGTTTGTGTAGGAAGTCTATGAAGCTAAGCTTGGGAGAGCAAAAAAggggatacagcaaaagctaCTATAATTGAGAATCTAGTTTTAAAATCTGAGAGAAAGGAATAGCAGATAGCGGTAATGTGGTACTATTGGCAGATTTCAAAGATGCAGATAAGTATTCTGAACCCCAGCTCCAATGATTATTGAATAATTCTGAAATCacacataatgtatatatgtagttGTATAAAGTAACTGCACAGTGTTTAGTAGCTATTATTTTGTAAGACTTCTatgccagaaaagaaactagGAAAATGAATGGATTTAAGATACCAATTAAGTCCCTGAGCAAATATGTCAAGCCCCAAAAGGTGAAAACATCTGAGCTCCATTCTCTTCCTATAACACTCATACAGCAATCTTGTTTGAGGTTGGCCTAAATATGTCTTGAAattgttctttccctctctacTGTCAATAGATGATCCAGgccaaaattatcttttatttggaTAAAAAAGTAGCATTTTATCTAGCTGTCTGCCTTTCTAGTTTTCCACCCCTAACAGCCAGAGTGATATTCAGCCTGGCACTTTCATGTTCAAAATGCTTCAGTGGTTCCCACTGTTCTTAGGGAAAGACCCACAGTCCTTAACTTGGTCTTAACAATTCCTTAGCAACCTGCCTCCTGCATGCCTCTTCAACTTGCTACCTATTTCCTTTTAACAATAAACTACAGCTACATTGGTCTTCTCAGTTCTTCAAATGCACTAAActttaaccacccccccccaccaccaccaccaccaaacacACATGCCATGATTTCATCTGCCCTAAATAACCATCCATACCACCATCTCCACTGCCACCTCTTTTGGCCTTACAAGCTCCTGGCCATTGTTCAGGTCTCTGCTAAGTGGCATATCCTAATAAAAATCTTTTCTGAATATTCAATCTTAACTATGCACATCTCACCATTATCTCACAAAgcactttgttttcttccattctttgtgttttgtttggtaACGGGTGATTACACATTTGTCTCCTACAATTGCAAATTTCATATTTGAATGTTTGCTTAATGTCCGTCTGCTACAGTAGAGCCAAACTTCAGGAAGTAAGGATAACCAATGTCTGTGACTTTAATCAACTTGAACCCTGGCACATACAAAAAGAGCAAAGTACATTTAGTGAATGCCTAATGTAGTAAGTtagtttcaaaattcaaaataagttagtttgaaaataaacttctaaaaacaaGATTTCTCTAGAAAGAGAATACACTTTTCTCTCAAAGAGAACAAGTGGATCGCATGCAGTTTTTCCTGCCCTTTTAACAGACTcactgaaatgaatgaaatggatttttttaaaaaaggaccaaACCCACAAGGTCAAAGACAAGTAAAGAGGAGGTAGCAGCAACAAAACCTTTTGAAGTGGGAAAGCATGAAGACAAATTAAGACTAGCTTAACAAAccaaaaaatgataaaacctaACCCAAAAAGTAAGGAAAAGGATGATTTATCCTGCAAAAGGCTAGGATCCTCAGTAAATTCTAAAACTAGAAAGTGAATGGTTGTTGAGAAAAAGAGTATTTACTGGTTTCACAATATCACTCTACAGATTATTTActaattataaagggaaaaatatacatttgtacTGGGAAGATTTAGTATTCACCACTTCTAACCTTCAGTTATAAAATCTGGCTATCACCAATAGTGCAACAACCTGACATTATGTGCCTCACCAATGTAATGCAATAAAACGTACACTGTCTTATCACCTACACAGCATGCTTGCCAAATCTAAAGGAGATTGCCATCTCTAAAGGAGAAAGCCATCAGAGAAACGGAGGTTGTTGAGACAATCTATAAGAAAACTGTCCTGAATTCTCTAAAACACTCAGTGtcctattaaaacaaaacaaaacaaaacaaaacaaatgagagacTGTTCTAGATTAAAGAGACTAAAGCATTGAAGAGGGcgtcttttgggatgagcactgggtgttgtatggaaaccaatttgacaataagtttcatataataaaaaaaaattttttttaatgtgaaaaaaagagactaaagagactcaacaacaaaaataatgcatGAATCTTGATTGGATTGCAAACAAGCaaccaaataaatgaacaaaaaaacaaacaaaattacatcagctaaaaaacaaaaaacattttggggaaCCCCTGGAAATAATTGAACATGAAATGTTTGAGGTGATATTAATGAGTTAATGTAAATTTTCATAGATTTGTTATTGTTTGGAAAATGTCCTTATACTTAGAAGATACATACTAAAAGTATTAAGGGTAAAGTGTCCAGATGTCCCCAACCTGTATTCAAATGATTCAGGGGGAAaaaggtgtgtgcgtgtgtgtgtatgttgtgtgtttagaaagacaaagcaaatgtggcaaaatgatAACAATTGGTGACTTTAGGTGATGACTATATAGGGTACActaaaatattcttccttttaaaaaatatttttttaatgtttatttttgagagacagagagagacagagagaaaaagagcgagcaggggaggggcagagagagaggaagacagaatctgaagcaggctccagactctgagctatcagcacagagcctgacaaggggctggaactcctgatagtgagatcatgacctgagccgaagttggatgcttaactgactgagccacccaggcgcccctgaaatattcTTTCAAGTTTGCTGTATATtagaaatttttcaaagaaaacagaaattacagattgttttagaaaatagcaTTTAAGAAATTTTCCAGACCTGAAGGACATGAATCTCCACATTTAATGGACTTACTTGATACctagcataaaaaataaaaatgattcacaCTAAGATATGTTTTACATTAGGTTTCAGGACActaggaacaaagaaaagaacttaaaagGCTCCAAAGAGTAAAAACAGGGCATCAATAAGAGAGCAGGAATGAAAATGGCTTTGAAGTTCTCAACAATATTCTAAACCAGAAGTCATAACcttaaaattctaaagaaaaatatttcaagtagaATTCATGTCCTGTGAAAGAACAAATATACTGGTTGAAAAGCCCTTTTCAGATATACTAGAATTCACAAGTTTAacacatttatccatttttacaTGCCACCtacacaaaaaaacaattttgataaTTTCACGTTTTCTTagagtaaaccaagaaacaggaaggcatgaaatccaagaaataaaaactcaacaaagaagaaggaaacagaattcaaAAAGTAGGCAAAATGTAGAATGATAGTGGGCAGAGAAGAACAAAGGATTGTAGGAGGGCTGTCTAAACATAGGAAATGCCAAATTTCccaaaaatttgttttctaaaagacTGAGTATGAATTAGTGATAGTTAAATGGACAACCAcatatcaccccccccccaaaaaaacaggCAACATTACATAGCAAATTAAGTTGTACAGCAAAGTAAACATGACTCATACCT
The Panthera uncia isolate 11264 chromosome E2 unlocalized genomic scaffold, Puncia_PCG_1.0 HiC_scaffold_19, whole genome shotgun sequence genome window above contains:
- the LOC125915991 gene encoding zinc finger protein 345, encoding MERLLKNSIECSSFRGDWECKSQFERKQESQEGHFSQMIFTSEDMPTFNNQHQRIHTDEKLLECKECGKDFSFVSVLIRHQRIHTGEKPYECKECGKAFGSGANLAYHQRIHTGEKPYECSECGKAFGSGSNLTHHQRIHTGEKPYECKECGKAFSFGSGLIRHQIIHSGEKPYECKECGKSFSFESALTRHHRIHTGEKPYECKDCGKAFGSGSNLTQHRRIHTGEKPYECKACGMAFSSGSALTRHQRIHTGEKPYICNECGKAFSFGSALTRHQRIHTGEKPYVCKECGKAFNSGSDLTQHQRIHTGEKPYECKECEKAFRSGSKLIQHQRMHTGEKPYECKECGKAFSSGSDLTQHQRIHTGEKPYECKECGKAFGSGSKLIQHQLIHTGEKPYECKECGKSFSSGSALNRHQRIHTGEKPYECKKCGKNFGTGSSLTQHQKIHTGEKLYECKECGKAFGRGSEIQQHKKCHTGE